One part of the Pristiophorus japonicus isolate sPriJap1 chromosome 21, sPriJap1.hap1, whole genome shotgun sequence genome encodes these proteins:
- the senp8 gene encoding sentrin-specific protease 8 gives MDPVILSYHDSLIRRSDLSLLNPPNWLNDHIIGFAFEYFAAEQYKELLGRACFISPEVTQFIKCAASQEELAIFLEPLALAQKSLVFLAVNDNSVQSAGGSHWSLLLYSRDQNCFSHHDSYSNMNASHARQIAGKLQRFLGTKSEVPLVEESAPVQKNSYDCGMYVICNTEALCERYLRRNQRPPLAVITPAHITQKRASWKKLIEQLSKK, from the coding sequence ATGGATCCGGTGATCCTGAGCTACCATGACAGTTTAATCCGGCGTTCGGATCTCTCGCTCCTCAACCCACCCAACTGGCTCAATGACCACATCATCGGCTTTGCCTTCGAGTACTTTGCCGCCGAGCAGTACAAGGAGCTGTTGGGACGCGCCTGCTTCATCAGCCCCGAGGTCACGCAGTTCATCAAGTGTGCGGCCAGCCAGGAGGAGCTGGCCATCTTCCTGGAGCCACTCGCGCTGGCCCAGAAGAGCTTGGTCTTCCTGGCGGTCAATGACAACTCTGTACAGTCGGCCGGGGGGTCTCACTGGAGCCTGCTGCTCTACAGCCGAGACCAGAACTGCTTCAGCCACCACGACTCCTACAGCAATATGAATGCAAGCCACGCCCGGCAGATAGCCGGCAAGCTGCAACGCTTCCTGGGAACCAAATCCGAAGTGCCTTTGGTGGAGGAGTCGGCGCCGGTGCAGAAGAACAGCTACGATTGCGGGATGTACGTGATATGCAACACAGAAGCTCTGTGCGAGAGGTACCTCAGGAGGAACCAGAGGCCGCCGCTGGCAGTCATCACCCCGGCCCACATCACCCAGAAGAGAGCCAGCTGGAAAAAACTGATCGAACAGTTGTCGAAGAAATGA